From the genome of Paraburkholderia largidicola:
GTCGTCAACGACGAGCACGAGGGCGGCGGGTAGCGTGGTCACGTCTTCTGTCATGCCAGATGATTCAGTTCAATGGGACGAACGAGGATTGCGGCGTTGTTTCGTGAACATTGCGTGACTATCCGTGAAATGCTTCAACGCATCGGCAGTCATGCTGCCGGTGCGTAGCGCTGCCCCGGCGGCAGCTTCACGACCTGCAGGAAAAAGCCCAGCCGTCGCACGGCTTCGATGAATGCATCGTATTCGACCGGCTTCGTGATGTAGACGTTGCAGCCCAGTTCGTAACAGCGTTCGATTTCGCGTGGATCGTCGGTGGTCGTGAGCACGATCACGGGCATCGACGACGTCGACGGCGACTCCTTCAGCCGCCGCAACACTTCGAAGCCATCGACGCGCGGCATCTTCAGGTCCAGCAGCACCACGTAATTCGCGAGTTCGTCGCGCGCCGGGCGGCCATTGGCGCGGTCGCCGGCGCGCGGCTCGCCGAAGAAATAATCGAGCGCCTCCTGGCCGTCGCCGAAGCGGACAAAACCGTTTGAAATCCCCGCACGCCGCAGATTGCGCTCGACGAGCGTAGCATGCCCGTCATCGTCCTCGACCAGCACGATGCCGACCGACTTACCGACCGCTTCCCCGTGTGACATGTTCCCTCCGAAGCCCGTGCGCCGCATCTGTTTGATGCGTTGCGCGTGATCTGCGACCGCGTCATGGTACGACTCACCTGCCCGCTATTATGCGGCCGTTGGCTTACGGCTTGCCGCGCCTTTGCGCAGGGGCGCCGCTGGTTTTCATGTGCGTCGATTGTGCATCAATAGCGCATCGGCTGGTCGGGCAGCGTGACGAAGAACGTCGACCCCGCGCCCTCCGCCGATTCGACCCACACCCGCCCGCCGTGACGTTCGACTGTGCGCCGCACGAGCGCGAGGCCAATGCCGTCGCCTTGCGCGACATCGCCATGCAGCCGCTGGAACGCGCGAAATACTTTCGACATGTAGGCGGCCGGAATCCCTAACCCATTGTCGCGCACAAAGTATGTGCGCGTTCTTGGCGCCGACGCTTGCGTGGTGTCCGGCTGGAGACCGTCGAGCGCCCCGACTTCGATGCGCCCCGGCCGCGACGGATCGAGAAAATTGATTGCGTTCGAAAGCAACTGGCTGAACACCTGTTCGATTGCGGACGGATCGCCCCATGCCGAGGGCAGATCGCGCACGACGACCACGACCTTGCGCTCGTCGATGCGCTTTTGCAGCGCGTCGACGGCACGCGCGACCGCGCGGCCGACGCTCACACGCTGCCATTGATATTCGAGCCGCCCCACGCGGGAAATGCGCAACAGCGCTTCGATAATGGCCGCGGCGCGCGTCACCGACGAGCGCACATAGCGCAGCGATTCCTGCACGTCGCCATCGAGCACGTGCGCAAGGCGCCTGTGTTCGACGTCGGGCAGATGCGCATCGTCGATGGTCGCGCGCAGTTCGTCGCACGAAACCTGCAGTTCTTTCGAGAAACCCTGCATGTTCACGAGCGGCGAACGCAGATCGTGCGACACGCTGTAGATGAACATCTCGTTGTCCTGCGTCTCCTGGCGCAAGGTCTCGTTGACGCCCGCCAGTTCCTCCGCGCGCATTTGCAGCGACGTCTTGAGCGCGGCCTGTTTCTCGTCTGCCTCACGCAACAGCGCGCTGGTGCGATTCAACGCGGAATCGAGC
Proteins encoded in this window:
- a CDS encoding response regulator yields the protein MSHGEAVGKSVGIVLVEDDDGHATLVERNLRRAGISNGFVRFGDGQEALDYFFGEPRAGDRANGRPARDELANYVVLLDLKMPRVDGFEVLRRLKESPSTSSMPVIVLTTTDDPREIERCYELGCNVYITKPVEYDAFIEAVRRLGFFLQVVKLPPGQRYAPAA
- a CDS encoding sensor histidine kinase, coding for MKLFTKGLLLIALPSAIELALLGVVFDMQAQTTRAVERSSDSKQVLYQATALENPVLRQVARVRTGIVAGDASFMDRHAAWVDIGDRLARLETAVADTPEQAARVQRMREEVDSYRQQALSVAQSLRTGATMKPFVTLEGGELPAQVMRFRAQLKEFIDEASRLEVERNATLAKTRQRQQWTLAGAVIASMLLWAGTAFGFARSIGRRLDVLAENAQRLASGKPLPTPLSGNDEIAALDSALNRTSALLREADEKQAALKTSLQMRAEELAGVNETLRQETQDNEMFIYSVSHDLRSPLVNMQGFSKELQVSCDELRATIDDAHLPDVEHRRLAHVLDGDVQESLRYVRSSVTRAAAIIEALLRISRVGRLEYQWQRVSVGRAVARAVDALQKRIDERKVVVVVRDLPSAWGDPSAIEQVFSQLLSNAINFLDPSRPGRIEVGALDGLQPDTTQASAPRTRTYFVRDNGLGIPAAYMSKVFRAFQRLHGDVAQGDGIGLALVRRTVERHGGRVWVESAEGAGSTFFVTLPDQPMRY